Within the Mauremys reevesii isolate NIE-2019 linkage group 2, ASM1616193v1, whole genome shotgun sequence genome, the region cactggcattgtcataaaaaacaacagctgtataaggaagctagtctatgttcatacttttcaaatctattatactttttcagatacatgtattttatcatacactgtatatgcttttaaagtgtgtattaatgtttcaatttcaattcaaatgtcCAAACAATCACTAATTTGGCAACATTGCACGTAACTAGTTTATaaaacttggggtgggggtgttgggaaaattcagagggggtgtagggaaatACCCGTCACAATGGGAAGTACTGGGCATGCATCTTCTgctcacagcttctggcaaagctAACATAACTGTGCCGGGGAGTATGTTTGTGTTTGAGGGGAAGGGTGGGGCTTACTCCCATGCACCGCCCTGTAGCATGAGGACCCAGTCTAGCCCAAAATGAATATATATAAAGTCAAATACTAAATCTATATATATACAATTTAAGAAAAAGGACGCAAATATTTTGAAAAACGCTAAAGTATCTTTTGGTTCAGCCACTTTGCCAATACAGTTGGTGAGAGGTTAAGGACTGAATGGACATACAGATGGAGCTATCCTTTTGCACCATAGAGATGGTCCTTCTGGTTCAGAGTCCTCTCTGGCTGCCCCATTCTCTTCCCcattccccaaccccctgcagaTTTTGTAATGCAAAGTGTTGTTTGTCAGTCAGTTGAAAGCATACTACTAATAGACTGCAGTTAACTGTGACTAATGAcgtgttttgttttcctttatttCTAGTATGAGCCATCAGTGGATTACCAACCTTCAGAAGAAAATGAGAATTTTTGCCTCAATAACTCGATACATTTGGGGACTTTTTGCATCAGAGAGGAAGCCTGGCTGGAAGAATCTCTTGCAGCTTTTTGCAGTTTGCTCTACTGTTAGCTTCATCATAAGCGGCTTCTTATTTCTTGGCTTGAAATCCTTTCTAGCACACTATCCTTTGGTTTCCTTAGCAATTTCTGGGTCCACCTGGATTGGTCTGTCTACTGGGTTGTGTTCCTCCAAGCACATGCGCTGCTTTGGCACACTCTTTGTTCTTTCTTGCAGCTTGCGTGAAGGTAGAAATGCACTTATTGCTGCTGGGACTGGTGTCGTGGTAGCTGGCAACATCCAAAGTATTTTTCACAACCTAAAGATATTGGCAGACAGTATAGCTTGCAATCTAGAGATTGAGCAATTTTCCTTTATAAAAGACTATATGAAAATAATTCAGTGGATTTATAATGAGGCTAAACATTTAAGTATCCCAGTGGAAGAACTAGCATCATTGAGTGACAAATTCAATGTCTCTTACTTAATTTCAGATGAAGATTTGAAAATGAAGTTAAACAACACAAAACAACAAATCCTGAGTGTTACTAACCATATATCTTCTATACCGCCCTATATAAACCAGGGATTGTTGCCTATAATAGGAATTCTTCTAGTTCCTCTTGGCACATACCTTTTCTTCAGAAAATTCTTGGGTACTCATGGTGTGAAGTTTAAGAATATTTACATTACAAAACAGTTCATTGAATTTGATGAGCACCAAAAGCAGCAACAAAAGCCCTGTGTTCTTCCACtcaataaaaaagaaagaaaaaagtatgtGATAGGCCCATCCCTCTGCCTTACACACAAGGAAAGGAAAAGCATAGGACGCGTTCTAATCCCTGTATTTACTAATCCTTGCATCTGGGTTCTGTTTTCAGCAGTAGATTATTTGCTTTACTGGCTAATTTTGTCAGTGAGCAAGAATCTCCAAGCATTACCAGAGCTA harbors:
- the LOC120396361 gene encoding dendritic cell-specific transmembrane protein; the protein is MSHQWITNLQKKMRIFASITRYIWGLFASERKPGWKNLLQLFAVCSTVSFIISGFLFLGLKSFLAHYPLVSLAISGSTWIGLSTGLCSSKHMRCFGTLFVLSCSLREGRNALIAAGTGVVVAGNIQSIFHNLKILADSIACNLEIEQFSFIKDYMKIIQWIYNEAKHLSIPVEELASLSDKFNVSYLISDEDLKMKLNNTKQQILSVTNHISSIPPYINQGLLPIIGILLVPLGTYLFFRKFLGTHGVKFKNIYITKQFIEFDEHQKQQQKPCVLPLNKKERKKYVIGPSLCLTHKERKSIGRVLIPVFTNPCIWVLFSAVDYLLYWLILSVSKNLQALPELEVNLKVKYQKNENMFIFNKGERKTTNVSFNSSLFKHECLPKPDFSLSSTWLQLGCIIFCLIIFALFSTSLTKLKILVSTSFYPNIEMERIRYLHKKILRKRSKISQKNVKRKWNSFATKFHFWFPVFKAMGMVRKKEKDMININNV